The Spirosoma sp. SC4-14 DNA window CCTGATGATAGCGGCTGAACCGGCACAATCACCAGCGTCGCATCGGATTGATGATTACGTATTGTCGTCAATTCTTTCCCGGTTAAGGTTATCAGCTGATAAGTAGCACCCACCAAATTCCGAACTGCCACCCGAATTACCTGCCCATCAATAGGGTTTTCCAGCAATTCCAGCGACGGGGTTAAGTTATCCATAACTACCGATTGAATTTTGGATAAAGCTACCTGCCCATCCTCGTCAACCTGCTTTAGCCGGTAATAATTAGCACCGTCAAGGGGGTGTTGATCCAGAAACCCATAGTACTGGTGTTGATCAGTATTGCCTTGGGCAGCTACTTTTCCTACGGTTGTAAACTCGCCCAGATCCTGACTTCGCTGGATTTCGAATACATCAGCGTTTTGCTCCCAGGTTGTTTCCCAATTGATTTGAACGTGCTCGCCCTGCGGCTTAGCCGTAAAAGAAACCAGATTCACGGGAAGCCCGGAGCTAGTTAAAATATTAGGCCCACTAATGGAACCGTGTCCATTAAAAGGGCCAAATGTATAGTTGGGCGATGCTCCAATTACTATCTGCGAATTGGCGCTCCCGCCCGAAATGGAGCTACCAGAAGCGAGATAAATAGCCGATTGCTGATTCGATAATGTTAGTACTTTGTTATTACCAAAATCGATGGAACCGCCTGAACTAACGCTTATCGAGGTCGAACCTGATATAGTCAGTGTCTGATCAAAGTTGATGGCTTTATTAATGATAATTGTACCTGTAAACGATGCATCCGGCGGTGGAGTTGCTCCCCCCGTACAACTCCAGGTTGAAGCCGAACTCCAGTTTCCTCCCTGCACAGTGGTGCAGGTTTGAGCCTTCAACATCCCCTGGAAAGCAACTAATACGAGTAGCCCACAAAGAATGTGTACTGATTGTCGAACAACCCAGATCATGATAATTTAGCGATTATTAAGCGTATTGATGACTTTCTGCCATGTATTTCAGACGAAGCTTTATGGCTATAGTCATCCGTAACAATCCTGTTACTGCTTATCGCACAACCACTTTCTGTGCCAATCGCTTATATTGACTTTGCGCTCGTAGTAAATAGATTCCCGGATTCAGCGGCTGAATCGGTATCAGCAAAACAGTATTATTCATTTGAGAAATTACTGATAAGGGAATTTCATTTCCCAACAAAGTTGTCAGATAATAGGCAGCCCCTTGCAAATTCCGGACTGCAAGCTGAATAGCCTGCCCATCGGTAGGGTTTTCCAGTAGTTCCAGCGACGGGGTTAGCTCGTCCATAACCACCGACATTATTTTGGAATGAGCAATCTGCCCATCGCGGTCAATCTGTTTTAGTCGGTAGTAGTTAGCCCCATCCAGCGGGTGCTCATCGCGGAAGCTATAGTATTGACGCTGGTCGGTATTGCCTTTAGCAATTACCTTGCCTACGGTTGTAAACTCGCCCAGATTCTGACTTCGCTGAATTTCGAACAAATCGGCGTTTTGCTCCCAGGTTGTTTCCCAATTGATTTGAACGTGCTCGCCTTGAGGTTTTGCCGTAAAAGAAACCAGATTGACAGGGAGTGATTGTCCGTTTAGTTGAATCTCATCTAAATGTAAGGTAGCCCCACCCGAAATTGGACTACAGGCGTAGATACGAAAGGTAACGGGGCCACTCACATTACTGAACGCAGAACCGCTCAGGCTAATCGAAGCGGTTTGATAAGAAGTTGTGACTGACTGAGAATATATATCATTTGCAAAGCCATCTATACTGGATCTAACACTGATTTGCTGGGGGCCATTTTGCGACCGCGAAAAAGCAAATGTCAACAAAGAAAAAGTAAGTGTTGCAGGGTTTGGAGTACCACCTGGTTGCACCGAAAACTGAACATACTCTGTCTGATTGCAAAGCGAAGTCGACCAGTTTTGTACATTAACACTTAAGCCAACATACCCTGATGTATACGGATTAGGGCCAAACTTATTTACGCTAACGTAGCTTACGTTTGACGTAGAAACTAATGAATTGGAAGATGTACCCGTATCGTCTCCTTCAAAACTCCAAGTAGCAGTAAAGGGCAGAGTTTGAGCATTAACTACTTCGTTTACCGCAAATAAAGCAAATACTAATAGAAGGTATAAAGTCCTCATATAAGGCTAGATTGGCATGGTGTTACAAACACCTGCAATCTAGCTACTTATATTAATTTCACAATTGAGTTAATACAAAAAAGTACCCTGTTTAGATTTTATGGTCACTTTTTTACTTTCAGCAGCCTCAACATGACCAATTATTTGAGCTTCTACGCCAAACGACCGGGAAATGTCGATGACGGATTGCGCCAGTTTCTGGGGTAGATAGACCTCCAGACGGTGGCCCATGTTAAAGACTTTGTACATCTCCTGCCAGCTCGTACCGCTTTCCTCCTGAATAAGCTGAAAGAGCGGAGGAACTGGAAACAGATTATCTTTCACCACATGCAGATTGTCGATAAAGTGTAGCACTTTCGTTTGCGCACCGCCCGAACAATGCACCATGCCATGAATACGTGCTTGTAGTTCTTCCAGCAGAACTTTGGCCACTGGCGCATAGGTCCGTGTTGGCGACAGAATAAGTTGCCCAACGGTGATAGATTCGTTATTACTAACTCCAATGGTATCGGTTAAGCGTTTCGAGCCGCTATAAACCAGCGTGCGGTCGACAGCAGGGTCGAAACTTTCGGGGTATTTTTCGGCCAGATAGTGAGCCAGTACATCGTGTCGCGCCGACGTCAGGCCATTGCTACCCATGCCGCCATTGTAGCTGGTTTCGTAACTCGCCTGCCCAAACGAAGCCAGACCGACAATCACATCACCCGCCTGAATACGGTCGTTGCTGATCACCCGATCGCGTCGCATCCGGGCAATAACTGTGCTATCGACAATGACAGTGCGCACCAGATCGCCTACATCGGCGGTTTCGCCCCCTGTACTGTAGATTTCCAGGCCATGATCGCGAAGCATTTGCAGCACTTCTTCGGTGCCATTAATGATTTCAGCAATCACCTCGCCGGGAATAAGATTTTTATTTCGACCAATGGTCGACGACAGCAGCATGGGCCCCGTTGCACCAACGCAGATCAAATCGTCGGTATTCATCACAACAGCATCCTGGGCAATGCCTTTCCAAACGCTCAGATCACCCGTTTCGCGCCAGTAGAGATATGCCAGCGACGATTTTGTTCCAGCCCCATCGGCGTGCATAATGGTACAATAGGCCGGGTCGCCAGCTAGTGTATCAGGAACAATTTTACAAAATGCCTTCGGAAACAAGCCTTTGTCGAGCTGGGCAATGGCGTTGTGAACATCTTCTTTACTGGCGGAAACTCCGCGCTGTGCATAACGGTCTGTCATGCGGCAAAGGTAAGGAAAAAGGAAGTAGAGGCAGAACGCCTTCGCCATTCTCCACTCTTCTCCTCCCTAGGTCAAAGGCTCGTAAGTAATGCCTGCTTCGGCACTAACGGCATCGAGCAATGTCATCAGATTGATACTGTCATCGAGCGACCATAGTGGACTTTCGGTGCGGCCTTCGGTCAGGCATTGCATCACATGCTTAGCTTCATAATCATATCCGAAGGTACTGCGTTCAAAATCAAATAACGTGGGCTCCTGCCCTTCTACCTGAAGCGTAATTCCTTTTGTTTCGTGGAAACGGGAATGAATCCGAATTTGCCCTAACTCACCCTGAATAATGCCGATACAATCTGTTTTGGCCTGTAACGTACAGTCGAGCAGGGCCAGTTGCCCATCGCTGTAGGTCAGCACCATGCCACATTGTTCGTCGGTGCCTGTGCTACCGAATGTGGCCGCAGCTTTAATCGAGCTGGGTTTACCCAGCATCAGGTACGATAAAAACAACGGATAAATACCAATGTCGAGCAAAGCCCCGCCACCCAGTGCTTTATTGAATAATCGTCCCTCGGGCGAAAACTGTGCTTTGAACCCGAAATCGGCTTTCACCGAAACGACTTTGCCGATAGCTCCTGACTGAGCCAAGTCGAGCGCCTTTACAATACCGGGCATAAAGCGGCTCCAAAGGGCTTCCATCAAAAACACCTCATTCTGCCGCGCGGTTTTCACCATTTCCAGAACCTGCTGGCCGTTCATAGCAAATGGTTTTTCGCCCAGGACAGCTACTCCACCGTTGAGCAGCATCAGAGCGTTTTCGTAGTGAAGCGTGTGAGGAGTAGCAACATACACAACGTCCAGATCAGGCAAGGTCAGTAACTCTTCGTAAGTGCCAAACGCGTGCAGGGCACCATACTGCCCGGCAAACTCGCTGGCCCGCTGTTGATTAGACGATGCTACGGCATATAATTGCGCGTCGGGTAGGGTTAGTAAATCGTGCGCAAATTTGTGGGCGATACGGCCCGGTCCCAGGATTCCCCAGCGGATCATAAGGTTAGCAGATTGAGTGAAAAAGGTTAGAATTTGCGCTGCTATCAATCAGCAATTCAATCGACTGTAGCATAGCTTCAACAGAATGTTCAAGGATAAATAGGCGTGTTGTCCGTCGGTCAAATCTATAGTTTTTTCATAAGTTGCGTTAATTACCATCTCAACAACCCGTGAAAAATATACAGATTTTTGCCTTCCTGCTTCTTTTTTTATCAAATTACACTGGTCTTTTCGCCCAAATTGTTGAGCAGCCCGATCCCCTACGTCCCTCAGCTCCCGACTCAATAAAGGCCAGCAAAACAGACACCAGTAAGGCTGCTATTCGGTCAGATACGGGTAAAGCTGCCCCGCCTAAACCAATGGTTGGTACACTCCGCTATCGATTCACTGCCGACGGTACTATCACATCCGGCAACGTTGATCGGGCCTTGCTTCAACTAACCAGCGCGATCGACTATCAGTTGAGTAATTACTTCAAACTATCCAGTAATCCGTCGTTTGTATATGGCAAGCAAAATGGTTTACTGGCCGAACGTGAGTGGTTTGGCGATTTACGAACAACGCTACGGTCGGAAGAACGACTATACTATCTGGCTTTTGGCTCGTATGAACGTAGTAATCTCCGACAAATTAATCATCGGTGGACGGTGGCAGCCGGAGCGGGCTACAAGTTACTCAATCGTAAACGAGCCTATATTTCCATTACGGATGTAGTTATGCAGGAGTACACCGACTTTATGGAGCTGGACGACATCAATATTTTCCGAAATTCGGCCCGGCTCTACGGCGAGTATACGTTCGATAACAACCGATTCACCATTACCCATACGGCGTTCTACCAACCCGCTTTGGGTCAGTACAATGTTCGCTGGAATGCCAGTTTGAGCGTTCAGGTGAAATTAACGGCTGCAACCAGCCTACGGTCTACACTGGCGAATGCCTACGAAAGTCTGATTGTACCCGGCCGTCAGCACAATGACCTTCGCTTTACGGTAGGGCTGGTTTATGAGAAGAAGTAGTAATAAGCAGAAGGGCAGCCAACGCTGCCCTTCTGCTTATTACCGAATATTTACTGTTTATCTGGAAAAGGAATAATCAGTTTTTCGCCACGGGTGGCAATGTCTTTGTCTTTCTTGTTAGCCCGCATCAGCGCTTCTTTGCTGACGCCATATTTCTGAGCCACAACGCGTAGTATGTCGCCCGGCCCAACGGTATGCACAGCCATGGCCTTAACATTCAGCTTTGTAACACCCGCCTTCACATCGTTCTCCGACACATTAGGGTTCATTGCCTTCAGCGTACTTAACTTCATGTTGTAGCGGGTTGCCACACTATAGAATGTTTCGCCAGCGCCCACCGTATAGGTGCTCGTAACACCACCCGGTTTTAGTTTAGGCTTGGTCATATCGGGCTTTTCGGCTACCTCTTCCTTTGGTTTTTCCGGTTTAGGCTTTTCGTCAACCGGTTTTACCTCTTTTTTGGGCGCTTCGGCAATGGGTTTACTGGTTGGCGTTTTTGCTTTTTCGCCAGGCCCAGGAAGCCCATCGGTTGTTTCGCGATTTTCTTCAGCTACTTTCTCGGCCTCCGGATTTGCTTCCGGGGCATCGGCGGGTGGTGTTGCCTGCGACAAATCTACCGGTGCGGGTTCAGTGGATGTGTCGGTCTCCTCAGGTGCCATCAGCATATCGCTATCCGTATTCTGGGCCAGTGGCTGTTGCGTTGTGGTATCGAGTGCCACATTGGTCAACTCATCCGATCCATTCGTATCGTCCGAAATATATTCGTAGCCAACGTAGAGCAGAGCTGCAATGAGACCGACTAACACAACGAGTGTAAGAGCTGGCAGGCTGGAATTTCCGCTTGGCCGTGGATTTGTTGTTTGTTTATCGACTTCCATTGATCAACGTTATGGATTAGGGTATTAGGACGACGTTAGCTGACGGCTCATATCAGCTACTTTCTCTTTCAATTCTTCTTTAAACTGAGCCAATTTCTGCGCAACCTGCTCGTCGGCACTACCAATAATCTGGGCCGCCAGAATACCTGCATTACGTGCACCATCGAGCGCCATTGTTGCGACCGGTACTCCGGCAGGCATCTGAAGAATCGACAGCACGGAATCCCAGCCATCGATAGAATTGCTTGATTTGACCGGAACACCAATCACAGGAAGCGTTGTCAGCGATGCAACCATACCGGGCAAATGAGCAGCACCACCCGCTCCGGCAACAATGACCCGGAGTCCCCGGTCGCGGGCTGTTTTGGCATACTCAACCATTTTTTCGGGAGTACGGTGGGCCGAAACAATGTCCATTTCCCACGATACGCCCAGCGTGGTTAATATATCGGCAGCCTCCTGCATGACCTTGCGGTCGGAGAGGCTTCCCATTATAATTCCTACCATTTATATGGATACAAATTGACTCTCTGCGAAATAACGCAGTATGTGTCACAATTGCTCAAGATTAGGGTTAAATTTTATTTGCGATCATTACCGTTTTATGGAAAATGGTACATTTAACACACCCTGCCGTACTGATATGCCCCTCGAAAAGCCGCACGACAAATTTTTTAAGGAGACATTCTCCCGTCCCGATATTCTAGCCGACTTTGCCCAGGCTTGTCTGCCCGATTCTATTTTGCAGCAGATCGATTTTTCGACCCTGGTCCGCGAAGTTGATTCCTATATAGATGCTCAGTTAGGCGAACACTTTGTCGATTTACTGTTTTCGGTTCAATACGCAAACCGGTCCATTCGATTAGTCTTACTACTTGAGCATAAGAGCTATATCGAAGAGCATCCGCATTTTCAGTTGAATCAGTACCTGCTCAACTATTGGACCAGCCAGTTAAAAGCCAAACAATCCTTATCGCCTGTTCTACCAATTATTGTGTATCACGGCGAACGAAACTGGGTAAAAAAAACTGTACCCGACTATTTCGACGCTCTCAACGCCGACCTCTTGCCGTTCATACCTTCCTTCGACTATATACTGCTCAATCTGGGTTCACATACAGAAGAACTTCTCGAAAAATTAAAAACAGATTATGCTCGCCTTACAGCGTTGCTACTACAGCATAGTCGTAAGCAGCAACGTCTTTTAAAACTCTTCGACGACTTCGCTGACGCATTTGATCGACTGGCTCAGGAGCCTGTTGGCCGTACATTTATCGAAACCTCGTTTCTGTATGTTTACTGGAGTACGAACTTGACAAAAGAGCAGGTAGTGACTATTTTTCGTAAAATTTCCCGCCGAACCGGCGATATAGCTATGAGCACTGCCGAACGCCTGATTAATGAA harbors:
- a CDS encoding T9SS type A sorting domain-containing protein, with amino-acid sequence MIWVVRQSVHILCGLLVLVAFQGMLKAQTCTTVQGGNWSSASTWSCTGGATPPPDASFTGTIIINKAINFDQTLTISGSTSISVSSGGSIDFGNNKVLTLSNQQSAIYLASGSSISGGSANSQIVIGASPNYTFGPFNGHGSISGPNILTSSGLPVNLVSFTAKPQGEHVQINWETTWEQNADVFEIQRSQDLGEFTTVGKVAAQGNTDQHQYYGFLDQHPLDGANYYRLKQVDEDGQVALSKIQSVVMDNLTPSLELLENPIDGQVIRVAVRNLVGATYQLITLTGKELTTIRNHQSDATLVIVPVQPLSSGVYLLRVMADGEQLVRKVLVR
- a CDS encoding T9SS type A sorting domain-containing protein; this encodes MRTLYLLLVFALFAVNEVVNAQTLPFTATWSFEGDDTGTSSNSLVSTSNVSYVSVNKFGPNPYTSGYVGLSVNVQNWSTSLCNQTEYVQFSVQPGGTPNPATLTFSLLTFAFSRSQNGPQQISVRSSIDGFANDIYSQSVTTSYQTASISLSGSAFSNVSGPVTFRIYACSPISGGATLHLDEIQLNGQSLPVNLVSFTAKPQGEHVQINWETTWEQNADLFEIQRSQNLGEFTTVGKVIAKGNTDQRQYYSFRDEHPLDGANYYRLKQIDRDGQIAHSKIMSVVMDELTPSLELLENPTDGQAIQLAVRNLQGAAYYLTTLLGNEIPLSVISQMNNTVLLIPIQPLNPGIYLLRAQSQYKRLAQKVVVR
- a CDS encoding AIR synthase-related protein, producing MTDRYAQRGVSASKEDVHNAIAQLDKGLFPKAFCKIVPDTLAGDPAYCTIMHADGAGTKSSLAYLYWRETGDLSVWKGIAQDAVVMNTDDLICVGATGPMLLSSTIGRNKNLIPGEVIAEIINGTEEVLQMLRDHGLEIYSTGGETADVGDLVRTVIVDSTVIARMRRDRVISNDRIQAGDVIVGLASFGQASYETSYNGGMGSNGLTSARHDVLAHYLAEKYPESFDPAVDRTLVYSGSKRLTDTIGVSNNESITVGQLILSPTRTYAPVAKVLLEELQARIHGMVHCSGGAQTKVLHFIDNLHVVKDNLFPVPPLFQLIQEESGTSWQEMYKVFNMGHRLEVYLPQKLAQSVIDISRSFGVEAQIIGHVEAAESKKVTIKSKQGTFLY
- a CDS encoding Gfo/Idh/MocA family oxidoreductase; protein product: MIRWGILGPGRIAHKFAHDLLTLPDAQLYAVASSNQQRASEFAGQYGALHAFGTYEELLTLPDLDVVYVATPHTLHYENALMLLNGGVAVLGEKPFAMNGQQVLEMVKTARQNEVFLMEALWSRFMPGIVKALDLAQSGAIGKVVSVKADFGFKAQFSPEGRLFNKALGGGALLDIGIYPLFLSYLMLGKPSSIKAAATFGSTGTDEQCGMVLTYSDGQLALLDCTLQAKTDCIGIIQGELGQIRIHSRFHETKGITLQVEGQEPTLFDFERSTFGYDYEAKHVMQCLTEGRTESPLWSLDDSINLMTLLDAVSAEAGITYEPLT
- a CDS encoding DUF481 domain-containing protein: MKNIQIFAFLLLFLSNYTGLFAQIVEQPDPLRPSAPDSIKASKTDTSKAAIRSDTGKAAPPKPMVGTLRYRFTADGTITSGNVDRALLQLTSAIDYQLSNYFKLSSNPSFVYGKQNGLLAEREWFGDLRTTLRSEERLYYLAFGSYERSNLRQINHRWTVAAGAGYKLLNRKRAYISITDVVMQEYTDFMELDDINIFRNSARLYGEYTFDNNRFTITHTAFYQPALGQYNVRWNASLSVQVKLTAATSLRSTLANAYESLIVPGRQHNDLRFTVGLVYEKK
- a CDS encoding LysM peptidoglycan-binding domain-containing protein; translated protein: MEVDKQTTNPRPSGNSSLPALTLVVLVGLIAALLYVGYEYISDDTNGSDELTNVALDTTTQQPLAQNTDSDMLMAPEETDTSTEPAPVDLSQATPPADAPEANPEAEKVAEENRETTDGLPGPGEKAKTPTSKPIAEAPKKEVKPVDEKPKPEKPKEEVAEKPDMTKPKLKPGGVTSTYTVGAGETFYSVATRYNMKLSTLKAMNPNVSENDVKAGVTKLNVKAMAVHTVGPGDILRVVAQKYGVSKEALMRANKKDKDIATRGEKLIIPFPDKQ
- the purE gene encoding 5-(carboxyamino)imidazole ribonucleotide mutase; translated protein: MVGIIMGSLSDRKVMQEAADILTTLGVSWEMDIVSAHRTPEKMVEYAKTARDRGLRVIVAGAGGAAHLPGMVASLTTLPVIGVPVKSSNSIDGWDSVLSILQMPAGVPVATMALDGARNAGILAAQIIGSADEQVAQKLAQFKEELKEKVADMSRQLTSS
- a CDS encoding Rpn family recombination-promoting nuclease/putative transposase — its product is MENGTFNTPCRTDMPLEKPHDKFFKETFSRPDILADFAQACLPDSILQQIDFSTLVREVDSYIDAQLGEHFVDLLFSVQYANRSIRLVLLLEHKSYIEEHPHFQLNQYLLNYWTSQLKAKQSLSPVLPIIVYHGERNWVKKTVPDYFDALNADLLPFIPSFDYILLNLGSHTEELLEKLKTDYARLTALLLQHSRKQQRLLKLFDDFADAFDRLAQEPVGRTFIETSFLYVYWSTNLTKEQVVTIFRKISRRTGDIAMSTAERLINEGIEKGIEQGMQLATLRSIKSMLKLKMDAKTIATALDIPLPDVNDLIKKIEAGLA